The bacterium sequence ACTTTCATCCCGAAGTCACCGAGGAGCTGGCGGCTTCCTGGGTCAAGGAATACGCCTCCGATCTTCCCTCCAAGGAAGCCGGAGCCAAGATCCTCGCCGACACCCGAGCTAACATGGAGTGGACCCAAAAGTTCTCGCGCAAGATCATTCACGCCTTCGAGTCCTTCCTAAAATGAAGCTGGGAGCGAGGGCTTGAGGCCACGGCTTGGCGCTCAATCGGGGAGCTTCAACCTCAATCGGCGGGGGTCCTAAATCGACCGCTTCGCCCTTGGCGATGGTAACTAGCTGAAATGTTTTGGCTATTTATATTGATCCCGCCGGAGTCGATGGCACGCCGGTTGCTAAAAACAAGCCAGGAGGCGCACACCTGACAGGTGCCCCGTGTCCTTCGATGAAATTTCCCTCACCAGAAGAGTCTTAGACCTCCGTGAATCCAGCCCTGACGACGCCGCTTGGCTCGAGGGCCTGCGCGGGCTTTCGCTCTCCGCTGCCGAAGCTTCGGCGCTGGCCACGGTGCTGGAAGACCGCTTCGTCTCGCCCGAGGAAAGGTTGGATCTGCTCGGCCGCTTGGAATTGCATGGCACGCTGGAATCCGGTTCCACTGTCGGCGGCTTCATCCAACGGCTCGCCGGTACCGACGGACTCGAGGCCACCCGCCACCATGCCCGCGCTTTGGCCAGTCGCCTGGCTTCGACATCGGTCGACGGCGAGCGCAGCCCGGTACCCGCCGAAACGATCCGCGAGCTGGCCGCGGCCCTGCCCCGAAGCGGCTTCGATATCGGCGCCGTTTCGCCGGTGACTTATGGGATCTACTCCTATCTCGCGCCCCGGGATTCGGCCATGGTCGCCTTGGCCGCTGAAATCCGGCAAAATTGGGAAAGCTCGACCGATCCGATCTTGCGGATGCGCAACGCCCGGGTCCTCGCCGAGACCGGCGACCGCCGGGCCGCCGCCTTCCTTCGCGAATCCGCCGCCGGCTTGACCTCGACTTATTCCGGCGAGCTTTCGCTGGACGAGCGAATCTCGCGGGCCGCCGGCCTGGCCGTCGACGGCCACGAAGCCGCCGCCCGCTTTTTGCAAAACATCGCGATGGACCCCCGCGAAACTCTCGCCCGCCGCAGCCGGGCTTTGGAATACCTCCCGCCCCAGAGCTTGGACAACGGCTCCGATACCGCCGAAGTGTTCCGCTCGCTGGTCGAGGATCCCGAAGAGCCGGTCCCCACCCGTTATCTCATGCTGAGCCTGCTGGCTCGCTCGCCCCACCCGCCGGAACGGGCCTGGTGGCAACGGATGATCGACGACCCCAGCATGCTCGTCACCGATCGAGCCGTCGCCTGGGGAGCTTCGGCGCCCGGCAACTCCGACCATGAATATTCCCAATGGAACTTGACGCTCGCCGCCTTGGGAACTTCCCACGCCGATTTCGCCGGCGGGCTCTTGCGTGATGTGATTTACAATCGAGGCGCTCCGATCGGAGCCCGCCGCGAGGCCTTGATGGCTTATCTCCATCAAAACAGCCGGGGCCATCTTTCCTGGGAAACCCTGCGCGAAGTTTTGGCCCTGCCGCGCGGCGAATGGGACGGCTTGCTCGAGGAAGCCGCCGCCGGCGATCGCCCGCTCCGCCTGCATTTCCCGAGGGACCGGTCGGGGGTCACCGCCTTCGGCCTCGGCTCCTCCGAAACCGTCGGCAGCGAGATCGTGCTGGAAGTCCGAGGCCGCGGCGAAGGCGAATGGGACTGGCAAGTCGACTTTCGTCCCTTCCATCCCGGTCAGGATGCGGTGGTGGCGGCCGCCGATCCGGCACCCTATGAATTCTATCTTCCCCGGAATCGCCGAATCCTGCTGGGCGGTCTCAGCGCCGGCGACATCGCCGGCGAGGTGATGGAGCCGGCCCCGGCCGGAGCGCCGAGCGGCGGCAGCAACTCGTCGGCTGGATCAGCCTCCGGAACCGAGCCGCATGCCGCGACCGGTTCCAGCCGGCCCTCGAACGGCCAGCTCAGCGTGATGGGAATGGGCATCTAAGGCTCAAGAGCTCAGGAAGGGATTCTCTTCCCGCTCCTCGCCGATGGTGGTCTCGGCGCCATGGCCCGGATGAACGACGGCATCGTCCGCCAAATCCAGCAGTTTCCCGTGAATCGATTTCATGAGAAGGGCGAAATCGCCGCCCCAGAGGTCGGTGCGCCCGATGCCGCCTTGGAAGAGGGTGTCGCCGGTGAAGACGTGGGACCCTTCCGGGGTCGGCACATAGAAGCTGAGACTGCCCGGCGTGTGGCCCGGGGTGTGAAGCACCTCGAGCTTGTAGCCGCCGAAGGTCAAAACTTCCTTGTCCTCCAGCCAGTGCTCGACCGGCGGGACGGTGAAGCCGGGCAGCCGGAACAAGGCGGTCTGCATCGCGACATTGTCGTAGAGAAAGAGGTCCTGGCGGTGGAGGCAGACCTCGCCGCCGAGTTTGGCGTGGACTTCCTCGGTGGCCCCGACATGGTCGAAGTGGGCGTGGGTGTGGACGATGTACTTGGGCTTCCAGCCCTGGACCTGAAGCGTCGCCAAGATCCTTTCGGCTTCGGCGCCGGGATCGACGATGACGGCTTCCTTGGTTTTTTCGCAGGCCAGGATGCTGCAGTTGCATTGCAGCGGACCCAGCGGGAATTTTTTTAAAAGCATGGGATGACCTTTAGGGGCTCAATCGCTCGATCTTCCAGCCCCCACCCGAGCGCCGGTAGCGGAAGCGGTCGTGGAGCCGATTGGGCCGGGATTGCCAGAACTCGAGGCTGCGAGGTTTGAGCGCGAAACCGCTCCAATGCGGCGGCCGCGGCACCTCCCGGCCTTCGAATTCCTTCAGATAGCGGCGAAAGCTCCGCTCGAGCTCGTCCCGGCTCTTCAGCACCGCGCTTTGCTTCGAGGCCCAAGCGCCGATCTGGCTCAAACGGGGCCGGGAACGGAAATAATCGTCGGCCTCGGCCACGCTCACCGGCTTCACCGAGCCGACGATCCGCACCTGCCGGGCCAAGGGCTCCCAATAAAAAGTCAGGGCGGCCCGGGGATTGGCGGCCAAGGATTTTGCTTTGGCTGACCGGAAATTGGTGAAAAAAACGAAGCCGGCCGGCCCGAGGCTCTTGACCAAAACCATCCGGCCTTCGGGAAAGCCGTCGCGGCCGACGGTCGAAAGACAGGCGGCGGTCGCATCCCCGATGGCCGGTGCGGCCTTGGCCATTTTGAACCAGCGGCTGAAAAGCGCCAGCGGGTCGGGAGTCAGATCTTTTTCGACGAAATTTGCCATATTCACGCCGCACCGTTATAAAGGGCCATGGTAAAAAGCAAAGCAACCCCGGGCAAGCTCTTATGGGCCTTCAATCCTTTCCACGACAAACCCGCGGCCTTGAAGAGCAGCGCTCAGGCCCTGCTTCGCTTCTCGGAGCAATCCGGCCTGAAGCCGGAGCCGGTTTACGTCGTCAGCCCGGCGGAGGTCAACGTCGTTCTCGAATTCAGCGTTCCGGCGAAAGAAAGATATCGCCAAGTTTCCTTGGCCCGCTCCCGGAGGGTCTTGAAAGACCTCAAGGCCGAGAGCCTCGAGCCGGTCATCTTGATCGAGAAAAGCCTCAGCCTTTCGGCCAGCACCAAGCAGCTGGTCAATTACGCCGAAAGCCAGGGCGCCGAAGCCATCCTGGCCGGCACCACCTCCGGCAAGGGCCTCCGCGGGGCTTTGTTGGGCAGCTTCGCCGAAACCTTGCTGTATCAGGCCCGCTGTCCGGTCGTCTTGATCCAGCCCGGCGCCAAGGTCGGCAAGCGGGTGAAACGCCTCCTTTTTATCAGCGACCTGAGCCCGGC is a genomic window containing:
- a CDS encoding MBL fold metallo-hydrolase, which translates into the protein MLLKKFPLGPLQCNCSILACEKTKEAVIVDPGAEAERILATLQVQGWKPKYIVHTHAHFDHVGATEEVHAKLGGEVCLHRQDLFLYDNVAMQTALFRLPGFTVPPVEHWLEDKEVLTFGGYKLEVLHTPGHTPGSLSFYVPTPEGSHVFTGDTLFQGGIGRTDLWGGDFALLMKSIHGKLLDLADDAVVHPGHGAETTIGEEREENPFLSS
- the pdxH gene encoding pyridoxamine 5'-phosphate oxidase, producing MANFVEKDLTPDPLALFSRWFKMAKAAPAIGDATAACLSTVGRDGFPEGRMVLVKSLGPAGFVFFTNFRSAKAKSLAANPRAALTFYWEPLARQVRIVGSVKPVSVAEADDYFRSRPRLSQIGAWASKQSAVLKSRDELERSFRRYLKEFEGREVPRPPHWSGFALKPRSLEFWQSRPNRLHDRFRYRRSGGGWKIERLSP
- a CDS encoding universal stress protein; this encodes MVKSKATPGKLLWAFNPFHDKPAALKSSAQALLRFSEQSGLKPEPVYVVSPAEVNVVLEFSVPAKERYRQVSLARSRRVLKDLKAESLEPVILIEKSLSLSASTKQLVNYAESQGAEAILAGTTSGKGLRGALLGSFAETLLYQARCPVVLIQPGAKVGKRVKRLLFISDLSPASLEAFADFCPWAAALGAEVRLFHSIPRPFSWASFAIDALLGPDRMSEKQYLILTRKLRENDVKPFREAAQRQGLRFSHQLDIGGKDVADDALKAAKKYRADLVGLAGRSGPLKTRLLGSVTKSLLRDAQLPIWIKHS